From Cognatishimia activa, one genomic window encodes:
- a CDS encoding amino acid ABC transporter ATP-binding protein gives MSDLQSDRTIDRSKMEVSDEVAIQITNMNKWYGSFHVLRDINLTVNRGERIVIAGPSGSGKSTMIRCINRLEEHQQGQIIVDGTELTSDLKNIDKIRSEVGMCFQHFNLFPHLTILENCTLAPIWVRKTPQKEAIETAMHFLEKVKIPEQANKYPGQLSGGQQQRVAIARSLCMKPRIMLFDEPTSALDPEMIKEVLDTMIELAEEGMTMLCVTHEMGFARQVANRVIFMDAGQIVEQNEPEEFFNNPKSERTKLFLSQILGH, from the coding sequence ATGTCTGATCTACAATCCGACCGCACCATCGATCGCTCCAAAATGGAAGTGAGCGACGAGGTTGCCATCCAAATCACCAACATGAACAAGTGGTATGGTTCATTCCACGTGTTGCGTGACATCAACCTGACCGTCAATCGTGGCGAACGGATCGTTATCGCGGGCCCATCGGGCTCCGGTAAATCCACCATGATCCGTTGCATCAACCGGCTGGAAGAACACCAGCAGGGGCAGATTATCGTTGACGGAACAGAGCTGACATCTGACCTGAAGAACATCGATAAGATCCGTTCTGAGGTTGGCATGTGTTTCCAGCACTTCAACCTGTTCCCACACCTGACGATCCTGGAGAACTGTACTCTGGCGCCAATCTGGGTACGCAAAACACCTCAGAAAGAAGCCATCGAAACAGCGATGCACTTCCTTGAAAAGGTGAAGATACCAGAGCAGGCCAATAAGTACCCTGGTCAGCTGTCTGGCGGTCAGCAGCAGCGTGTGGCGATTGCCCGCTCGCTCTGCATGAAGCCACGGATCATGCTGTTTGACGAACCGACATCTGCGCTCGACCCGGAGATGATTAAAGAGGTTCTGGATACCATGATCGAACTCGCGGAAGAGGGCATGACCATGCTCTGCGTGACCCACGAGATGGGCTTTGCGCGTCAGGTTGCAAACCGCGTGATCTTCATGGACGCGGGCCAAATCGTGGAGCAGAACGAACCGGAAGAGTTCTTCAACAATCCGAAGAGCGAACGGACCAAACTGTTCCTCAGCCAGATCCTGGGTCACTAA
- a CDS encoding SixA phosphatase family protein, which produces MTKRLILIRHAKSSWEHPGADFDRPLNNRGYKSAPAIGVWLRENGYLPDAILSSSAKRTRETCYGLHFDAPARFEDSLYLATPKVMLVELKKETVDTVLMLGHNPGIADFAEQLVDIPPQHNRFYDYPTCATTVIDFEIHDWSQIEAGTGKVVDFIVPRELLEAR; this is translated from the coding sequence ATGACCAAACGACTAATCCTGATCCGCCACGCCAAATCCAGCTGGGAACACCCCGGTGCAGACTTTGACAGACCGCTGAACAATCGAGGCTATAAGTCCGCTCCAGCAATTGGCGTCTGGCTGCGCGAAAATGGCTATCTGCCAGATGCAATCTTAAGTTCCAGCGCCAAACGCACACGAGAGACATGTTATGGTCTGCACTTTGATGCTCCGGCCCGTTTCGAAGATAGCCTTTATCTCGCCACCCCAAAGGTCATGCTAGTCGAGCTTAAGAAGGAAACGGTGGATACGGTGCTCATGCTCGGCCATAATCCAGGAATTGCAGACTTCGCGGAGCAATTGGTGGACATTCCGCCCCAACACAATCGTTTCTATGACTATCCAACCTGTGCGACCACGGTGATAGATTTTGAAATCCATGATTGGTCGCAGATCGAAGCAGGCACCGGAAAAGTGGTTGATTTCATCGTTCCCAGAGAGCTTCTGGAAGCCAGATGA
- a CDS encoding ferredoxin produces MIESTLQKHALTIVGGFHPPDDEWFTGYQTALMIGPDEPEFWSHFTQQPEYLDGLPDGMDRFSKRVLQQVAEKLGGKVYFPSDGPPYPPFIQWALKSSCYQSPVGLLVHHKAGLFTSFRGVLALSEFHDLPLPHDNPCDSCVNQPCKTACPIEALTPSGYDVAACKTYIGSKVGSACLSGCKVRLSCPVSQNFGRVKAQSEFHMKAFVGE; encoded by the coding sequence ATGATTGAAAGCACGCTTCAAAAACACGCACTAACCATTGTGGGTGGTTTTCACCCGCCCGATGATGAGTGGTTCACTGGATATCAGACCGCATTGATGATTGGACCAGATGAACCGGAGTTCTGGAGCCACTTCACGCAACAACCGGAGTATTTGGACGGTTTGCCTGACGGAATGGATCGTTTCTCCAAACGCGTACTACAACAAGTTGCGGAAAAGCTTGGCGGCAAAGTCTACTTTCCCTCTGATGGCCCGCCTTATCCTCCGTTTATTCAATGGGCGCTGAAATCGAGCTGTTATCAATCGCCCGTAGGGCTTCTTGTGCACCACAAAGCTGGGCTATTCACCTCTTTCCGAGGGGTCCTGGCCCTGTCCGAGTTCCATGATCTGCCCCTGCCTCATGACAACCCCTGTGACTCTTGTGTGAACCAACCCTGCAAGACAGCCTGCCCCATCGAGGCCCTGACGCCGTCAGGCTACGATGTAGCCGCCTGCAAAACCTATATAGGCAGCAAAGTCGGAAGCGCCTGTCTTTCAGGGTGTAAGGTCAGATTAAGCTGCCCTGTCTCGCAGAATTTTGGCAGAGTAAAAGCGCAATCAGAATTTCACATGAAGGCCTTTGTCGGCGAATGA
- a CDS encoding sterol desaturase family protein, whose amino-acid sequence MENEAVIRLGVFFGLFIALASIEWLIPRRARVHKRSKRWVTNWAISILNSGTLQVMAFALPALAAGAALDAGNNGWGLFNQFEAPVWLEVLLAILVFDFAIWLQHLITHKVPILWRLHRVHHADRDMDVTTAIRFHPVEIALSMLLKIGLVYALGPSVLAIVLFEVLLNGTAMFNHANIRLPLPVDVAIRRVLVTPDMHRVHHSVHRHEHDSNYGFSLSIWDRLFGTYIAQPEAGHDDMITGLQWQDDRPSKLGWSLILPFKKK is encoded by the coding sequence ATGGAAAATGAAGCTGTCATCCGCCTCGGTGTTTTCTTTGGGCTTTTCATTGCTTTAGCGAGCATTGAATGGCTCATCCCGCGCCGTGCCCGTGTCCATAAACGATCCAAGCGTTGGGTGACGAACTGGGCGATTTCAATTCTAAACTCAGGCACACTTCAGGTAATGGCCTTCGCCCTCCCAGCGCTGGCTGCCGGGGCGGCACTCGACGCAGGCAACAACGGATGGGGGCTTTTCAACCAGTTCGAAGCACCTGTTTGGCTTGAAGTTTTACTCGCTATTCTAGTCTTTGATTTCGCGATCTGGCTTCAGCATTTAATCACCCACAAAGTGCCGATCCTTTGGCGCCTTCACCGCGTTCACCATGCGGATCGCGACATGGATGTGACAACCGCTATCCGCTTCCATCCCGTAGAAATTGCGCTTTCGATGCTTTTGAAAATCGGGCTGGTCTATGCGCTTGGCCCAAGCGTTTTGGCGATTGTCCTGTTTGAAGTCCTGCTGAATGGCACCGCCATGTTCAACCACGCCAATATTCGGCTTCCATTACCTGTTGATGTCGCAATCCGCCGCGTTTTGGTCACTCCTGACATGCACCGCGTTCATCATTCCGTGCATCGTCATGAGCATGACAGCAACTACGGGTTCTCTTTGTCGATATGGGATCGCCTGTTCGGCACCTATATTGCACAGCCGGAAGCAGGGCATGATGACATGATAACAGGTCTCCAGTGGCAAGATGACCGCCCATCCAAACTGGGGTGGTCCTTAATCCTGCCATTCAAGAAAAAATGA
- the argB gene encoding acetylglutamate kinase: MKKQNMNRDWIATARTLSQALPYLQRYTGAIVVIKLGGHAMGSDEAMEEFARDVVLMQMVGIHPVVVHGGGPMINAMLDRLQIKSDFVNGKRVTDQATVEVVEMVLSGTVNKRIVQAINRQGGKAVGLSGKDANLMVCTQTNPELGFVGTPNAMNPEVLHDLFAKNTIPVIAPLGAGEDGETFNVNGDTAAGAIAASLNADRLLLLTDVAGVKNGAGEVMTELTSQQIKDLTAKGVIAGGMIPKTETALNAIEGGVRAVVILDGRAPNACLLELFTEHGAGSLIRGDA; this comes from the coding sequence ATGAAGAAGCAAAACATGAACCGCGATTGGATCGCCACCGCCCGCACCCTGTCTCAAGCTCTGCCCTATCTGCAGCGCTACACCGGTGCGATTGTTGTCATCAAACTTGGTGGACACGCCATGGGCAGTGATGAGGCGATGGAAGAATTTGCACGCGATGTTGTGCTGATGCAGATGGTGGGCATCCACCCAGTTGTCGTGCATGGCGGTGGTCCAATGATCAATGCGATGCTGGACCGGCTGCAGATCAAATCTGATTTTGTGAACGGCAAGCGTGTCACCGATCAGGCGACCGTTGAAGTTGTCGAAATGGTCCTATCTGGCACCGTCAACAAGCGAATTGTTCAAGCGATCAACCGTCAGGGCGGCAAAGCCGTTGGACTGTCTGGCAAAGATGCAAATCTAATGGTCTGCACGCAAACAAATCCTGAACTTGGCTTTGTTGGCACGCCAAACGCCATGAACCCAGAGGTTCTGCACGACCTCTTTGCAAAAAACACCATCCCTGTGATTGCACCGCTTGGTGCTGGAGAGGATGGAGAGACCTTCAACGTCAACGGCGATACCGCAGCTGGTGCAATTGCGGCGTCACTGAATGCTGACCGCCTGCTGCTTTTGACAGACGTGGCCGGTGTGAAAAATGGAGCAGGTGAGGTCATGACAGAGCTCACGTCCCAGCAGATCAAAGATCTGACCGCGAAAGGTGTGATTGCTGGGGGCATGATCCCAAAAACTGAAACCGCCTTGAACGCCATCGAAGGCGGCGTTCGTGCGGTCGTTATCCTCGACGGGCGCGCGCCAAACGCTTGTTTGTTGGAGCTATTTACCGAACACGGTGCCGGCTCCTTGATCCGCGGCGACGCCTGA
- the yihA gene encoding ribosome biogenesis GTP-binding protein YihA/YsxC, translating into MQLPFPLVEEPDDVSREKGRKLFVGSNADFLKGVVAMDGLPGDDRIEVCFAGRSNVGKSSLINALTGRKGLARASNTPGRTQEINYFTLAESHYLVDLPGYGFANAPLPVIEKWQKLLKRYLSGRVSLRRAFVLIDSRHGVKAVDDEIMSLLDSSAVTFQVVMTKADKVKEKDREKTMDQVRQALSKHPAAFPELVVTSSEKGWGLPTLRALIANLT; encoded by the coding sequence ATGCAACTCCCCTTCCCCCTGGTCGAAGAACCAGACGATGTAAGCCGCGAAAAAGGCCGCAAACTTTTTGTTGGCAGCAATGCCGACTTTCTGAAAGGTGTGGTCGCCATGGACGGCCTGCCTGGAGATGACCGGATAGAGGTCTGTTTTGCAGGGCGATCAAACGTTGGGAAATCCAGCTTGATCAATGCCTTGACCGGTCGTAAGGGCCTTGCGCGCGCATCCAACACGCCGGGTCGCACGCAAGAAATCAACTATTTCACCCTCGCGGAAAGCCACTATCTGGTCGACCTGCCGGGCTATGGTTTTGCAAACGCGCCTCTGCCGGTTATCGAAAAGTGGCAAAAGCTATTGAAGCGCTACCTATCTGGTCGCGTGAGCCTGCGCCGCGCCTTTGTTTTGATCGACAGCCGTCACGGTGTGAAGGCCGTGGACGATGAGATCATGTCTTTGCTGGACAGCTCTGCTGTAACATTTCAGGTCGTGATGACCAAAGCCGATAAGGTGAAAGAGAAAGACCGCGAAAAGACGATGGATCAGGTGCGCCAAGCTCTGTCCAAACACCCAGCGGCTTTCCCAGAACTTGTTGTTACTTCCAGCGAAAAGGGCTGGGGTCTTCCAACCCTACGTGCGCTGATTGCGAATTTGACCTGA
- a CDS encoding MOSC domain-containing protein, whose protein sequence is MTISVAALWRHPIKAHGREPLERAALEAGKCMPWDRHWAVTHEATKADGSEWARCINFSRGASSPHLMALTAKLDEASGKVTLSHPELWDLTFDPDEDAQKFVDWVRPIMPAERRQSTGIMKVPGVGLTDSSWPSISLLNLASNAALGATFDAELSMDRWRGNIHLDGMAPWDEFDLVGKSIRVGTAEFEVRERIERCKATTVDPLTGQYDYDTLKSLRDNFGHLDFGVKAYVTKAGDIARGDTVEVL, encoded by the coding sequence GTGACAATTTCGGTCGCGGCCCTCTGGCGCCATCCAATCAAGGCTCATGGCCGCGAACCGCTTGAGCGCGCTGCGCTAGAGGCAGGCAAGTGCATGCCTTGGGATCGCCATTGGGCCGTGACCCACGAAGCAACCAAAGCAGATGGGTCCGAATGGGCCCGGTGTATCAACTTTTCACGCGGCGCAAGCTCACCACATTTGATGGCGCTGACCGCAAAGCTGGATGAGGCTTCGGGTAAAGTGACCTTGAGCCACCCAGAATTGTGGGATCTGACATTTGATCCAGATGAAGATGCACAGAAATTCGTGGATTGGGTGCGTCCGATCATGCCTGCCGAACGGCGCCAATCGACCGGCATTATGAAAGTACCTGGAGTAGGCCTTACCGATTCAAGCTGGCCTTCTATAAGCCTTCTGAATCTGGCCTCTAATGCAGCGCTTGGCGCGACCTTTGACGCAGAGCTGTCGATGGACCGCTGGCGTGGCAACATCCATCTGGATGGTATGGCCCCCTGGGATGAATTTGATCTGGTTGGCAAATCGATCCGTGTTGGCACAGCAGAGTTCGAAGTCCGTGAGCGGATCGAACGCTGCAAAGCAACAACCGTTGATCCCCTGACCGGCCAATATGACTACGACACACTTAAAAGTCTGCGCGACAACTTTGGGCATCTGGACTTCGGCGTAAAGGCCTATGTAACCAAAGCCGGTGACATTGCGCGCGGCGACACTGTTGAGGTGCTCTGA
- the yidC gene encoding membrane protein insertase YidC codes for MDDNNKNLILATALSVLVLIGWFYFFPPPEPVVTEDPNAVTTAENTPVAATPVANATATTAPNTVEVAEVTDAPRLSIETERLKGSISLQGGRIDDLSLKNYRETLAENSDIVHLFRPTGTAGSYYALYGWAPGAGLGLDAVPGANTIWAAAEGARLTENSPVTLTWDNGAGLVFSREISIDENYMFSIKQSVQNNGAGTVSLAPYGILARHGEPQDLKNFFILHEGLIAMSDGELTESSYGDLTDYDFNASEGAKAEVTQVTENGWIGFTDHYWMATLIPSQTSAFKSVSKYDDRRDIYQTEAVLPTQTLADGQTVTIDSQLFAGAKDWAAIRSYQNEGGINGFLDSIDWGWFFFLTKPMFAVLHWLNTLIGNMGWAIIGLTVLIKIIVFPLAYKSYASMAKMKELQPEMEKLKEKAGDDRQKLQQSMMELYKKEKVNPAAGCLPILLQIPIFFSLYKVIFVTLELRHAPWVGWLKDLSAPDPTSIFNLFGALPYTVPDLGIFAFFSLGILPILLGVSMWLQQKLNPAPTDPTQKMIFAWMPWVFMFMLGTFASGLVVYWIANNTITFIQQYSIMRIHGYKPDVFGNIKSGFKRKSKAEEK; via the coding sequence ATGGACGACAATAACAAGAACCTTATTCTTGCAACAGCGCTCAGCGTTCTCGTACTCATCGGGTGGTTTTATTTCTTCCCCCCACCAGAGCCTGTCGTCACTGAAGATCCAAATGCAGTCACCACAGCCGAAAACACACCAGTTGCGGCAACGCCGGTCGCGAACGCGACGGCGACCACTGCCCCCAACACTGTTGAAGTTGCTGAGGTCACAGATGCACCTCGTCTGAGCATTGAAACCGAGCGGCTGAAGGGTTCGATTTCACTGCAAGGTGGCCGTATCGATGACCTGTCACTCAAGAACTACCGCGAAACACTCGCCGAAAATTCTGACATCGTTCACCTATTCCGCCCAACCGGTACCGCAGGCAGCTACTATGCCCTCTATGGCTGGGCGCCGGGCGCTGGCCTGGGCCTGGACGCGGTTCCCGGTGCCAATACCATTTGGGCTGCTGCAGAAGGGGCGCGCCTCACAGAGAACAGCCCGGTTACGCTGACGTGGGACAACGGAGCAGGCCTCGTGTTTTCGCGCGAGATCTCAATTGATGAAAACTACATGTTCTCCATCAAACAGAGCGTTCAAAACAACGGCGCGGGCACTGTTTCACTGGCGCCTTATGGTATCCTCGCGCGTCACGGAGAGCCGCAGGATCTGAAGAATTTCTTCATTCTGCACGAGGGCCTCATCGCCATGTCCGATGGCGAGCTGACAGAATCGAGCTACGGTGATCTGACTGACTACGATTTTAATGCCTCAGAGGGCGCGAAAGCCGAAGTCACCCAGGTCACTGAAAACGGCTGGATCGGCTTTACTGATCACTACTGGATGGCAACTCTAATCCCATCCCAAACAAGCGCATTTAAGTCTGTATCCAAGTACGATGACCGCCGCGACATCTATCAAACCGAAGCTGTTCTGCCGACACAGACACTGGCTGACGGTCAAACAGTCACTATTGATAGCCAACTTTTTGCCGGCGCCAAAGACTGGGCGGCAATCCGCAGCTATCAGAACGAAGGCGGCATCAATGGCTTCCTGGACAGCATTGATTGGGGTTGGTTCTTCTTCCTGACCAAGCCAATGTTCGCAGTGCTGCACTGGCTGAACACTCTGATCGGCAACATGGGCTGGGCCATCATTGGTCTGACGGTTTTGATTAAGATCATCGTTTTCCCATTGGCCTATAAATCTTATGCCTCTATGGCCAAGATGAAAGAGCTGCAGCCAGAAATGGAAAAGCTGAAGGAAAAGGCAGGCGATGACCGTCAGAAGCTGCAGCAATCCATGATGGAGCTATACAAAAAAGAGAAGGTCAATCCGGCCGCAGGTTGTTTGCCAATCCTGCTGCAGATCCCGATCTTCTTCTCGCTCTATAAGGTGATCTTCGTCACACTGGAACTGCGTCACGCACCCTGGGTGGGCTGGCTGAAAGACCTTTCCGCACCAGATCCAACATCGATCTTCAACCTGTTTGGTGCTCTGCCTTACACGGTTCCTGATCTGGGTATCTTCGCCTTCTTCTCGCTGGGTATCCTACCGATCCTGTTGGGCGTTTCTATGTGGCTGCAACAAAAGCTGAATCCAGCTCCAACGGATCCGACACAGAAGATGATCTTTGCTTGGATGCCTTGGGTGTTCATGTTCATGCTGGGCACCTTTGCGTCAGGTCTGGTCGTCTACTGGATTGCGAACAACACGATCACCTTCATTCAGCAATATTCGATCATGCGAATTCACGGCTACAAACCAGATGTTTTTGGCAACATCAAATCTGGTTTCAAACGCAAGTCGAAGGCTGAAGAAAAGTGA
- a CDS encoding putative bifunctional diguanylate cyclase/phosphodiesterase, translated as MWTRKSAEGDSGSKSFRELLRRPEWLGIVYSFLCLCAFSIGGVTLLMACTIVIPVLAIAAARQVNRRSEELEKIPTGMMPLTELKKEADKWASEATTNHRRFACFSIKIDEFAQLQAKFGEVATQQIQQKVGARILRAMREDDRLSRIDEGEYVFALAPVRHLDLEICVQLASRLKSAVESPIPIDATSLRLTCSIGFCRSDQIDTGGAEELHKAAQIALRDANRNGASSIRAYSKKLLNRDRSHAQLCTEASNALQLDQIHAWFQPQVSTETGEITGFEALARWQHPERGILAPVHFMEALTRSNQLERLADHMLKNSLEALKEWDRHGLRIPHVGVNFAGDELRNPMLVEKIHWELDRFELAPARLSIEVLESVIAGTADGAIARNVNGLANLGCYVDLDDFGTGHASISSIRRFAVSRLKIDRSFIIQIDQDAEQQKLVSAIVTMAERLGVETLAEGVETANEHSMLAQLGCTHVQGYGIARPMPFSETIPWLKNYYQGLQKPPEILGQRGLGT; from the coding sequence CATGTACGATAGTCATTCCAGTTTTGGCTATCGCCGCCGCCAGACAGGTAAATCGGCGATCGGAGGAGCTTGAAAAAATACCTACTGGGATGATGCCTCTGACAGAATTAAAGAAAGAAGCGGACAAATGGGCTTCGGAAGCGACGACCAATCACCGCCGGTTTGCCTGTTTTTCGATCAAAATCGATGAATTTGCTCAACTCCAGGCGAAATTCGGTGAGGTGGCAACCCAACAAATTCAGCAAAAAGTTGGGGCACGTATACTTCGCGCGATGCGTGAAGATGATCGACTTTCTCGGATCGATGAGGGCGAATATGTGTTTGCTCTGGCTCCTGTGCGACATTTGGATCTTGAAATCTGTGTTCAGCTCGCATCACGACTGAAGTCAGCGGTAGAAAGCCCGATCCCAATTGATGCCACATCTCTGCGCCTCACTTGTTCCATCGGATTTTGCCGGAGTGATCAAATCGATACTGGTGGTGCTGAAGAATTGCACAAGGCGGCCCAAATTGCCCTGCGGGACGCCAATCGAAACGGTGCCTCCTCAATTCGTGCCTATTCGAAAAAGCTCCTGAATCGGGATCGATCTCATGCGCAGCTTTGCACAGAGGCTTCAAACGCGCTGCAGCTCGACCAGATTCATGCATGGTTCCAGCCACAGGTCTCTACTGAAACAGGCGAAATAACAGGCTTTGAGGCGCTTGCTCGCTGGCAGCACCCGGAACGTGGCATTTTGGCCCCCGTTCATTTTATGGAAGCGCTGACAAGATCCAATCAACTGGAACGCTTGGCGGACCATATGCTGAAAAACTCCCTTGAGGCTCTGAAAGAATGGGATCGACATGGGCTTCGCATTCCACATGTAGGCGTAAACTTCGCGGGTGATGAGCTGCGCAATCCAATGCTGGTAGAGAAAATCCACTGGGAATTGGATCGGTTTGAACTCGCCCCGGCCAGACTTTCAATTGAAGTCTTGGAATCCGTCATTGCCGGCACGGCGGATGGAGCGATTGCCCGCAACGTAAATGGATTGGCCAACCTTGGCTGCTACGTTGATCTTGATGATTTTGGCACTGGGCATGCTTCGATCAGTTCAATCCGTCGCTTTGCGGTCTCTCGGTTAAAAATCGATCGATCCTTCATAATCCAGATTGATCAAGATGCGGAGCAACAGAAACTGGTATCCGCAATTGTCACAATGGCAGAAAGACTGGGGGTCGAAACTCTGGCCGAGGGGGTGGAGACCGCAAATGAACATTCAATGCTGGCGCAGCTTGGATGTACACATGTGCAGGGCTATGGAATTGCGCGCCCAATGCCGTTTTCTGAAACGATTCCCTGGTTGAAGAACTACTATCAGGGTTTGCAAAAACCACCTGAAATACTGGGTCAAAGAGGGCTTGGAACTTGA